One Desulforhopalus sp. DNA segment encodes these proteins:
- a CDS encoding OmpA family protein has translation MKSRFAMILFFTALFINPPASPAAAAGALADSKGCADHPLFTRMNNTHIVYCKATAFDSFKFKTGKTTDTTVEGKKFEIKYQTDPNVQYAGALAIIRNHQEAIGKISGTVLFEDPRYTWVKVAKDGKEIWAQVDTAWNKGYMLTIIERQAMAQEVVASAELFKTGLLASGHVEVPGIFFDTGKAELKPESQAAVAEVAKLLKADPGLKVYVVGHTDNTASLDLNIKLSKARAEAVAQALVAQHGIAANRLSGQGAGPLLPVASNDNEEGRAKNRRVELVKQ, from the coding sequence ATGAAAAGCCGTTTCGCCATGATTCTCTTTTTCACCGCGCTGTTCATCAATCCACCGGCCTCCCCTGCCGCCGCGGCCGGGGCGCTTGCCGACAGCAAGGGCTGCGCCGACCATCCGCTTTTTACCCGGATGAACAATACCCACATCGTCTACTGCAAGGCGACGGCATTTGACAGCTTCAAGTTCAAGACCGGCAAGACAACCGACACCACCGTCGAGGGCAAGAAATTCGAGATAAAATACCAGACCGATCCGAATGTCCAGTACGCCGGGGCACTGGCGATCATTCGCAACCATCAGGAGGCCATCGGCAAGATCAGCGGCACGGTGCTGTTTGAAGACCCGCGCTACACCTGGGTCAAGGTGGCCAAGGACGGCAAAGAGATCTGGGCACAGGTGGATACCGCCTGGAACAAGGGCTACATGCTGACGATCATTGAAAGGCAGGCGATGGCCCAGGAGGTGGTGGCCAGCGCCGAGCTGTTCAAGACCGGACTTCTTGCTTCCGGCCATGTCGAGGTGCCCGGCATCTTCTTCGATACCGGCAAGGCCGAACTGAAGCCCGAGTCGCAGGCCGCCGTCGCCGAGGTGGCCAAGCTGCTCAAGGCCGACCCTGGCCTCAAGGTGTATGTAGTCGGCCATACCGACAACACCGCCTCGCTCGACCTGAACATCAAATTGTCGAAGGCACGGGCCGAGGCGGTGGCGCAGGCGCTGGTAGCACAGCACGGCATTGCCGCGAACCGCCTCAGCGGCCAGGGCGCCGGACCGCTCCTGCCGGTCGCCAGCAACGACAACGAAGAGGGCAGGGCGAAGAATCGCCGGGTCGAGCTGGTCAAGCAGTAG
- a CDS encoding ABC transporter permease, which produces MIRHPLLLDVRDAWRNLFRRPLRSLLSGLGIGIGVAALIAMLSITEGAKQAAFQKFSSLGLQTLRIEAGPTKAEQDGSTINLSQGLVYEDGIQLAQWLGGRGKVGAFIRKDSVRITAGSKTVVATVLGVNDGWFAAEGLRAARGRILQAGDVAYRENYCVIGNALASALQADVGSTLQMENHPATVVGVAAEKGRLLTEGTGLSSVDFDRAVIMPYSSMPFARVVASRLLLHGLVVTLDGTSDKAVLFLAEQIRQIVLGSHRQVKDFHIVVPLTLLREAEDSQKVFSLIMGAIAALSLLVGGIGVMNIMLANIAEQTREIGLRMAVGASRRRIINLYLCHSILLTMTGALWGVVAGVLVGLSIEWLGGLPVVFSWFSLLVAPSFAVITGVLFGLHPARRAAALEPALALRDS; this is translated from the coding sequence ATGATCCGCCATCCCCTCCTCCTTGACGTCCGGGACGCCTGGCGCAACCTGTTTCGCCGGCCGCTGCGCTCCCTGCTCAGCGGCCTTGGTATCGGCATTGGCGTCGCGGCATTGATCGCCATGCTGTCGATCACCGAAGGGGCGAAGCAGGCGGCCTTTCAGAAATTCAGCTCACTTGGCCTGCAAACCCTGCGGATCGAGGCCGGCCCAACTAAAGCGGAACAGGACGGGAGTACCATCAATCTGTCGCAGGGACTAGTCTACGAGGATGGCATTCAGCTGGCCCAGTGGCTGGGAGGCAGGGGGAAGGTCGGGGCCTTTATCAGAAAAGATTCGGTTCGGATAACTGCCGGCAGCAAGACGGTTGTGGCAACGGTGTTGGGAGTCAACGATGGCTGGTTTGCTGCTGAGGGACTGCGCGCGGCGCGCGGCCGAATCCTCCAGGCAGGGGATGTCGCCTACCGGGAAAACTACTGTGTTATCGGCAATGCCCTTGCTTCTGCCCTGCAGGCCGACGTCGGCTCGACCCTGCAGATGGAAAACCATCCGGCGACGGTGGTGGGGGTCGCGGCCGAAAAGGGCCGGCTGCTCACCGAAGGCACCGGGCTGTCGTCAGTGGATTTTGACAGGGCGGTGATCATGCCCTACTCCTCGATGCCCTTTGCCCGGGTGGTGGCGAGTCGGCTGCTTCTCCACGGATTGGTGGTCACTCTGGATGGGACCTCGGACAAGGCCGTGCTGTTTCTTGCTGAGCAAATCCGCCAGATTGTCCTTGGCAGCCACCGGCAGGTCAAGGACTTTCATATCGTCGTGCCGCTCACCCTGCTCCGCGAGGCGGAAGACAGCCAGAAGGTATTTTCCCTGATCATGGGAGCGATTGCCGCCCTGTCACTGCTTGTCGGCGGCATCGGCGTGATGAATATCATGCTCGCCAATATCGCCGAGCAGACGCGGGAGATCGGCCTGCGCATGGCGGTGGGGGCCTCCCGGCGAAGGATAATCAACCTGTATCTCTGTCACTCGATTCTGTTGACTATGACCGGGGCGCTCTGGGGAGTGGTGGCGGGGGTCCTGGTTGGCCTGTCAATTGAATGGCTTGGCGGACTGCCGGTGGTGTTTTCCTGGTTCAGTCTCCTTGTCGCCCCATCCTTTGCGGTCATCACCGGGGTACTGTTTGGTCTGCATCCCGCCCGGCGGGCGGCTGCCCTGGAACCGGCCCTAGCCCTGCGGGATTCGTGA
- a CDS encoding ABC transporter ATP-binding protein yields the protein MVILEADKIARFFSIGNTPSLALAEQSLAVQAGEFLVLTGPSGSGKSTLLNLLSGLDRPSHGEVRYRGQSLAAMGHEEIARLRNLSFGFIFQTPHLLPDRTVVENVQLPFHYGPTETQAAIEGRCLELLAYVGMADLASRYPDTLSGGEMQRVVFARALARRPEIIFADEPTGSLDAGNSRRILELLREQTEQGRSVIMATHDADGIAYATRVIRLEKLQIGGWA from the coding sequence ATGGTGATCCTCGAAGCCGACAAGATAGCCAGGTTCTTCAGCATCGGTAATACACCCAGCCTGGCCCTTGCCGAACAGTCGCTGGCCGTTCAGGCGGGGGAGTTTCTGGTGCTCACCGGGCCGTCCGGATCCGGCAAATCGACCCTGCTGAACCTCCTCAGTGGTCTCGATAGACCCTCGCACGGGGAGGTGCGCTACCGGGGGCAAAGCCTTGCGGCGATGGGCCATGAGGAGATTGCCCGGCTACGCAACCTCAGCTTTGGCTTCATCTTCCAAACGCCCCACCTCCTGCCCGACCGGACGGTAGTCGAGAATGTCCAACTGCCCTTTCATTACGGACCTACGGAGACCCAGGCAGCGATTGAAGGCAGGTGCCTTGAACTGCTTGCCTACGTCGGTATGGCCGATCTGGCCTCACGCTACCCCGATACCCTTTCCGGCGGCGAGATGCAGAGGGTGGTTTTTGCCCGGGCCCTTGCCCGCCGGCCGGAGATAATCTTTGCCGACGAACCAACCGGCAGCCTCGATGCCGGCAATTCCAGAAGAATCCTGGAATTACTGAGAGAACAGACGGAACAGGGCCGTTCGGTGATCATGGCGACCCACGATGCCGACGGGATTGCCTACGCCACCCGGGTCATCCGCCTGGAAAAACTGCAAATCGGTGGCTGGGCATGA